In the genome of Colletes latitarsis isolate SP2378_abdomen chromosome 9, iyColLati1, whole genome shotgun sequence, one region contains:
- the LOC143345359 gene encoding mitochondrial transcription rescue factor 1 isoform X2: MSSRIIYNFMRRTICENKRISHILKDSSKFYSQRYNLFVNYSYLERNLNLVIFKRFKSKKQTSEHVDDNEDEDELPEIDDYLQTKNSKIVRATVTSLRLDAIAKVGFGLSRTKIEEAFYNSNIRVNGEKYLKKSALVKVEDEIDLVIGRSSNSSNFLIVHRCVILLFKATSDGIIVKLLRNKSLLIEDYADPWNGVPN; this comes from the exons ATGTCATCtagaataatttataattttatgcgGAGGACAATATGTGAAAATAAACGAATATCTCATATATTAAAAGACTCATCGAAATTTTATTCTCAACGTTATAATTTGTTTGTAAATTATTCGTATTTGGAACGAAATCTTAACCTCgtaatatttaaaagatttaaaaGCAAAAAACAAACTTCGGAACAT GTAGATGATAATGAAGATGAAGACGAATTGCCAGAAATAGATGATTACTTACAaacgaaaaattcaaaaatagttAGAGCTACAGTAACTTCCCTCCGTTTAGATGCTATCGCTAAAGTAGGATTTGGACTATCTCGCAC TAAGATAGAAGAAGCATTTTATAATAGCAATATTCGAGTCAAtggagaaaaatatttaaaaaaaagtgcaTTG GTAAAAGTTGAAGATGAAATTGATTTAGTCATTGGCAGAAGTTCTAATAGTTCTAATTTCTTGATCGTACATCGTTGTGTTATATTATTATTCAAAGCAACTTCAGATGGTATTATCGTGAAATTGCTTAGAAATAAATCTTTATTAATTGAGGATTATGCTGATCCATGGAATGGTGTGCCTAATTAA
- the LOC143345359 gene encoding mitochondrial transcription rescue factor 1 isoform X1 translates to MAYNFESRQPRIIYNFMRRTICENKRISHILKDSSKFYSQRYNLFVNYSYLERNLNLVIFKRFKSKKQTSEHVDDNEDEDELPEIDDYLQTKNSKIVRATVTSLRLDAIAKVGFGLSRTKIEEAFYNSNIRVNGEKYLKKSALVKVEDEIDLVIGRSSNSSNFLIVHRCVILLFKATSDGIIVKLLRNKSLLIEDYADPWNGVPN, encoded by the exons ATGGCatacaatttcgaatctcgacAGCCCAG aataatttataattttatgcgGAGGACAATATGTGAAAATAAACGAATATCTCATATATTAAAAGACTCATCGAAATTTTATTCTCAACGTTATAATTTGTTTGTAAATTATTCGTATTTGGAACGAAATCTTAACCTCgtaatatttaaaagatttaaaaGCAAAAAACAAACTTCGGAACAT GTAGATGATAATGAAGATGAAGACGAATTGCCAGAAATAGATGATTACTTACAaacgaaaaattcaaaaatagttAGAGCTACAGTAACTTCCCTCCGTTTAGATGCTATCGCTAAAGTAGGATTTGGACTATCTCGCAC TAAGATAGAAGAAGCATTTTATAATAGCAATATTCGAGTCAAtggagaaaaatatttaaaaaaaagtgcaTTG GTAAAAGTTGAAGATGAAATTGATTTAGTCATTGGCAGAAGTTCTAATAGTTCTAATTTCTTGATCGTACATCGTTGTGTTATATTATTATTCAAAGCAACTTCAGATGGTATTATCGTGAAATTGCTTAGAAATAAATCTTTATTAATTGAGGATTATGCTGATCCATGGAATGGTGTGCCTAATTAA
- the LOC143345358 gene encoding maternal embryonic leucine zipper kinase, with translation MVRYAALKGLYDLEKTIGSGGFAKVKLATHIATGEKVAIKIMDKTALGDDLPRVKLEVEALKTLLHQHICRLYQVIETETHYFMVMEYCSGGELFDHIVEKNRLSETESRKFFRQIVSAVAYLHSLGYAHRDLKPENVLLDREENLKLIDFGLCAKPKNGIESHLQTSCGSPTYAAPELILGKKYLGSEVDIWSMGVLLYALLCGFLPFDDNSIENLYRKILSGKYDEPSWLSSSSRRLIRAMLQIDPKKRITIQELCNHPWITAGFLNPVSFVHKTNFEQDEDVLSTMSAICGEQASDIWKKLVKSDRTDYKTSTYLLLLDRKLRGLSLRISSSAKTHFKTGCEGGVNNLITKLDYSPRNKPRKSPVLEATYDVLPKTPETANNFMEPHVPGRKRLRSKEADDICSPVPVKRTVEKDRIVSTPTNTPVSDSKGTPSSTPGSARKVIMGLERGLNRVRCVLTPKRRAKNENIDPDQPNILSGKGLCNVSSTSSDDPRYVLSQLRRALRRKGIMCHQKGFILQGETEDCIEDEMDTMRPFSTRNACSFELEVCLLEGVTNNKLLVGIRRKRLKGNAWVYKRVCEEVLALAAENLSGESEGSTESKCPI, from the exons ATGGTGCGATATGCTGCGTTAAAAGGTTTGTACGATTTGGAAAAGACTATCGGAAGCGGAGGTTTTGCAAAAGTAAAGCTTGCTACGCACATCGCGACCGGCGAGAAGGTTGCTATTAAAATAATGGACAAAACGGCACTGGGC GACGACTTACCTAGAGTAAAACTAGAAGTTGAAGCATTGAAAACTTTATTACATCAACACATCTGTAGATTGTATCAAGTGATAGAAACAGAGACCCATTATTTTATGGTGATGGAGTATTGTTCGGGTGGAGAATTATTCGATCATATAg TTGAAAAAAATAGACTCTCTGAAACAGAATCACGAAAGTTCTTTCGTCAAATTGTCTCTGCTGTAGCATATTTACATAGTTTAGGATATGCTCATCGTGACTTGAAACCA GAGAACGTTCTGCTAGACAGGGAAGAGAATTTAAAACTGATAGATTTTGGTCTATGCGCAAAACCAAAGAATGGAATAGAATCACATTTACAAACATCGTGCGGTTCTCCAACGTATGCTGCACCAGAACTCATATTAGGGAAAAAATACTTAG GTTCTGAAGTAGATATTTGGAGTATGGGAGTACTTCTATATGCGTTACTTTGTGGTTTCCTTCCATTCGATGATAACAGTATAGAGAATTTGTATAGAAAAATACTT AGTGGCAAATACGACGAACCAAGTTGGTTGTCGAGTAGCAGTAGAAGATTGATAAGAGCAATGTTACAAATAGATCCAAAAAAACGAATTACTATACAAGAATTGTGTAATCATCCATGGATTACAGCAGGATTCCTCAATCCTGTTTCGTTTGTTCATAAGACCAAT TTTGAACAAGACGAAGACGTGTTAAGTACTATGTCCGCGATATGTGGCGAACAAGCTTCAGATATATGGAAGAAACTTGTAAAAAGTGATAGAACCGATTACAAGACTTCCACGTATCTTTTACTTTTAGATAGAAAACTTCGTGGACTTTCGCTTCGAATATCATCCTCTGCAAAGACTCATTTTAAAACAGGG TGCGAAGGAGGGGTGAATAATCTTATAACTAAACTTGATTACTCTCCAAGAAACAAACCTAGAAAATCGCCAGTATTAGAGGCCACCTATGATGTTTTGCCAAAAACGCCTGAAACGG CCAACAATTTTATGGAACCACATGTACCTGGAAGAAAACGACTTCGAAGTAAAGAAGCAGACGACATATGTTCTCCTG TCCCTGTAAAAAGGACCGTGGAAAAAGATAGAATCGTTTCTACTCCCACCAATACTCCGGTATCCGATTCAAA AGGAACACCGTCGTCTACACCAGGGAGTGCAAGAAAAGTAATAATGGGTTTGGAACGTGGATTGAATCGCGTGCGTTGCGTCCTTACACCCAAGAGACGCGCAAAGAACGAGAATATCGATCCTGATCAACCTAATATACTTTCTGGGAAG GGCCTTTGTAACGTGTCATCAACGTCTAGCGATGACCCTAGATACGTTCTCTCGCAATTGCGTCGTGCGCTGCGTCGCAAAGGAATCATGTGCCATCAAAAAGG ATTTATCCTTCAAGGAGAAACGGAAGATTGTATAGAAGACGAGATGGATACGATGCGACCGTTTTCGACCAGGAATGCTTGCTCTTTCGAGTTAGAAGTTTGTTTGCTAGAAGGTGTCACGAACAACAAATTGCTAGTTGGTATTCGAAGAAAGAGGTTAAAAGGTAATGCATGGGTTTATAAGCGGGTTTGCGAAGAAGTTCTTGCTTTGGCAGCCGAGAATCTCTCTGGCGAATCAGAGGGCTCGACAGAGTCGAAGTGCCCCATTTAA
- the LOC143345692 gene encoding uncharacterized protein LOC143345692 — MERSRMAKPATIAIVLLACSVSRSQGNHRENDSWRSIGRRARAAAGAADEAIARIFRIISSGTSNEKDDELLVSLVKEEIIRTAQSIKTPTGSIEAAARRAQRLVTELTDAYTTVIYKSKTTEEARFNFARFQNTVQKIVDFIKKGQFEKKIKEEKEEEEEEDETRRVKVSERMDPNTSWKEKDRRGGT; from the exons ATGGAACGTTCGAGGATGGCAAAGCCCGCGACGATCGCGATCGTCCTTCTAGCTTGCAGCGTCTCGCGATCGCAGGGAAACCACCGCGAGAACGATTCGTGGAGATCGATCGGGAGAAGGGCACGTGCAGCAGCAG GCGCAGCGGACGAGGCGATCGCTCGAATTTTTCGAATTATCTCGAGCGGTACGTCGAACGAGAAGGACGACGAGCTGTTGGTGAGCCTCGTCAAAGAGGAAATCATTCGCACGGCGCAAAGTATAAAAACGCCAACCGGCTCGATCGAGGCAGCCGCCAGAAGGGCACAAAGGCTGGTCACCGAGTTGACGGATGCTTACACGACCGTAATTTACAAATCGAAGACCACCGAGGAGGCCAGATTCAACTTTGCGCGTTTCCAGAACACGGTGCAGAAGATCGTAGACTTTATAAAGAAGGGACAGTTT GAGAAAAAAATCAAGGAGGaaaaggaggaggaggaggaggaggacgaaACGAGGAGGGTAAAAGTAAGCGAACGAATGGATCCGAATACAAGTTGGAAGGAGAAGGATCGTCGGGGCGGCACCTGA